A portion of the Pseudopipra pipra isolate bDixPip1 chromosome 1, bDixPip1.hap1, whole genome shotgun sequence genome contains these proteins:
- the LOC135405836 gene encoding feather beta keratin-like: MACYDLCRPCGPTPLANSCNEPCVRQCQDSTVLIQPSPVRVTFIGPIMTSFPQSTFVGSTAGAALGTELNVQGQPISGGFGYGLGYGRGFGYGLGGLGCSGLGGLGCSGTC; encoded by the coding sequence ATGGCCTGCTACGACCTCTGCCGCCCCTGCGGACCCACcccgctggccaacagctgcaacgagccctgtgtcaggcagtgccaggactccaCCGTCCTCATCCAGCCCTCCCCCGTCCGTGTCACCTTCATAGGGCCCATCAtgacctccttcccccagagtACCTTCGTTGGATCCAccgcaggggctgccctgggcacggaGCTCAACgtccagggacagcccatctCTGGTGGCTTTGGCTACGGCCTGGGCTATGGCCGTGGCTTTGGCTACGGCCTGGGAGGTCTGGGCTGCTCTGGCCTGGGGGGCCTGGGCTGCTCCGGCACCTGCTGA